A genomic stretch from Styela clava chromosome 5, kaStyClav1.hap1.2, whole genome shotgun sequence includes:
- the LOC120345048 gene encoding uncharacterized protein LOC120345048 isoform X12: MKYLFCLCGVILAFWITENSVAQKARPIKWGAPWGNWSKCSVTCGGGTKERSKYCTTPGVLESRCVRTRRRPCNIKKCPDIVPPPTADLPVLTETTGPPKPMPEYIDTSPEPTAIPEPTGTPMPMPESTDTPIPWPEGVDGSDVDYTLAPWGDWSDCSVVCGGGVKYRTRECEKPNGRPECEGADAEECNIMPCDDGSVGEPIPIMPTVDPETWPEGDGKLDIKDEGADPEGQVKIRGDYDMASWGPWSTCSMICGSGVRYRTRECEKPNGRPECEETDADVCNTNPCDDGAPVGEPLPTYSSLEDIDEIPEGETILIENLPWPEGEQPAKDGATVDGTLPIDTSLKDKGADPEGETVVIGDYDMALWGPWSVCDMKCGGGMRYRTRECKNPNGRPECEEAGEEACNTDPCDDGLPVGEPLPTDYSLKDKDVDPEGQIKITGVVPWPEGEPPMKDKELPWPEGETPVKDMDYDMALWGPWSVCDMKCGGGMRYRTRECKNPNGRPECEEAGEEKCNTDPCDDALPVGEPLPTDYSLKDKDADPEGQIKITGVVPWPEGEPPMKDKVKYKEWGDWEECSASCGGGMRFRVRECLKENGQKECEDSQSEMCNEMDCPEDPEPSSYVVTTPTKSTPASTTSKSYEMGKYARKKICGNDQLRASGNIVRTAVSPSYPASYPSGLDCMWTISAKPGRRVRITVKNFNISEGDKLTLLEGRPRQIPYSKAKIATLTGEVKSGTEYRSLSRFLTVRLQTAKDSKGGKYTIAYSSTSSRLEENDKIVNPAGSPRVELWYRMLRTFAKWFMRMSNGYNA, encoded by the exons TTCCGCCACCCACTGCCGACCTCCCTGTTTTGACAGAAACGACTGGTCCTCCGAAGCCGATGCCTGAATATATCG ATACTTCGCCTGAACCAACAGCTATTCCAGAACCAACTGGAACGCCTATGCCAATGCCAGAATCAACAG ACACGCCAATTCCGTGGCCCGAAGGCGTTGATGGAAGTGATGTTG ATTATACCTTGGCACCATGGGGTGACTGGTCAGATTGTAGTGTGGTGTGTGGTGGAGGCGTAAAATACAGAACTAGAGAATGTGAAAAACCAAATGGAAGACCTGAGTGCGAAGGAGCAGATGCAGAAGAATGCAACATAATGCCTTGCGATGATGGATCTGTCGGTGAACCAATCCCAATAATGCCAACAG TCGATCCCGAGACATGGCCTGAGGGAGATGGAAAACTCGACATAAAGG ATGAAGGAGCAGATCCAGAAGGCCAAGTAAAAATACGAGGAG ATTATGATATGGCATCATGGGGTCCATGGTCTACTTGCAGTATGATTTGTGGCAGTGGTGTTCGATACAGAACACGTGAATGTGAAAAACCAAATGGAAGGCCAGAATGTGAGGAAACAGATGCCGATGTCTGCAACACAAATCCGTGTGATGATGGAGCACCTGTCGGCGAACCGCTTCCTACATATTCGTCATTGGAAG ATATAGATGAAATTCCCGAGGGAGAAacaatattaatagaaa atttgccATGGCCTGAAGGAGAACAACCAGCTAAAGATGGAGCAACAGTCGACGGAACACTGCCAATAGATACGTCTTTGAAAG ATAAAGGTGCAGATCCCGAGGGAGAAACAGTAGTAATAGGAG ATTATGATATGGCATTATGGGGTCCATGGTCTGTTTGCGATATGAAGTGTGGCGGCGGCATGCGTTACAGAACACGTGAATGCAAAAATCCAAACGGAAGACCAGAGTGTGAGGAAGCAGGCGAAGAGGCATGCAATACAGACCCGTGTGATGATGGATTACCAGTCGGTGAACCACTGCCAACGGATTATTCTTTGAAAG ATAAAGATGTGGACCCGGAGGGACAAATCAAAATTACAGGAG TTGTTCCGTGGCCTGAAGGTGAACCGCCTATGAAAGATAAAG AATTGCCTTGGCCAGAAGGAGAAACACCAGTTAAAGATATGG ATTATGATATGGCATTATGGGGTCCATGGTCAGTTTGCGATATGAAGTGTGGCGGCGGCATGCGCTACAGAACACGTGAATGCAAAAATCCAAACGGAAGACCAGAGTGTGAGGAAGCAGGCGAAGAGAAATGCAATACAGACCCGTGTGATGATGCATTACCAGTCGGTGAACCACTGCCAACGGATTATTCTTTGAAAG ATAAAGATGCAGATCCGGAGGGACAAATCAAAATTACAGGAG TTGTTCCGTGGCCTGAAGGTGAACCGCCTATGAAAGATAAAG TAAAATACAAAGAGTGGGGTGATTGGGAAGAATGTTCCGCCTCTTGTGGTGGAGGAATGCGATTTCGAGTACGGGAATGTTTGAAGGAAAATGGTCAAAAAGAATGTGAAGATTCGCAAAGTGAAATGTGCAATGAAATGGATTGCCCAGAAG ACCCAGAACCAAGCAGTTATGTTGTGACAACACCAACGAAATCAACACCCGCAAGTACAACGAGCAAGTCCTATGAAATGGGAA AGTACGCGAGGAAAAAGATATGCGGAAATGACCAACTTCGGGCATCGGGAAATATCGTTAGAACAGCTGTATCTCCGTCATATCCTGCCAGCTATCCGAGTGGACTTGACTGTATGTGGACGATTTCTGCAAAACCTGGTCGACGAGTGagaataacagtgaaaaactttAATATTTCGGAAGGAGATAAACTGACG TTGCTGGAAGGACGCCCAAGACAAATACCTTACTCCAAAGCCAAAATCGCTACATTGACGGGAGAAGTGAAATCGGGGACTGAATATAGGTCTTTGAGTAGATTCCTAACAGTTCGTCTTCAAACAGCAAAAGACAGTAAGGGAGGGAAATATACCATAGCATATTCTTCGACAA gCAGTAGATTAGAAGAGAACGACAAAATTGTCAACCCCG CTGGCTCGCCTAGAGTGGAACTTTGGTACAGAATGCTGAGAACCTTTGCGAAGTGGTTTATGCGAATGTCAAACGGTTACAACGCTTAA